The following proteins come from a genomic window of Pararhodobacter sp.:
- a CDS encoding UTP--glucose-1-phosphate uridylyltransferase, with protein sequence MAGITDLIFVTGRPKRAIGDHLDANLELEFQLTQRGKHAERDMVRNIVPPGVNCIFIRQPEPKGLGDAVLCAAPAVGNAPFAVLLADDLMKGDLLPTLELVDAHHANPGTYLCVTEVDDAEVGKYGIVRPGSNGKLSVGGLVEKPALADAPSRLASMGRYVFEPEVFDILRILGPGSGGEIQLADAIDALAKLGRVKALPMSAQRYDCGSKMGYLTAIIDHALDREEFRERMIAMMRNRLQDL encoded by the coding sequence CTGGCCGGGATTACCGACCTGATTTTTGTCACCGGACGGCCAAAACGCGCAATCGGCGACCATCTTGACGCCAATCTGGAGCTGGAATTTCAACTGACCCAGCGCGGCAAACACGCCGAGCGCGATATGGTGCGCAACATCGTGCCGCCGGGCGTCAATTGCATCTTTATCCGTCAACCCGAGCCCAAGGGTTTGGGCGACGCCGTTTTATGCGCGGCGCCCGCCGTGGGCAACGCGCCCTTTGCCGTGCTGTTGGCCGACGATCTGATGAAGGGTGATTTGCTGCCAACCCTCGAATTGGTCGATGCCCATCATGCGAACCCCGGCACATACCTGTGCGTCACCGAAGTGGACGACGCCGAAGTCGGCAAATACGGTATCGTGCGGCCCGGATCAAACGGCAAGTTGAGCGTCGGCGGGCTGGTCGAAAAGCCGGCCCTCGCCGATGCGCCCTCGCGCCTTGCATCAATGGGGCGCTATGTGTTCGAGCCCGAGGTCTTCGACATCCTGCGTATTCTTGGCCCCGGTTCAGGCGGTGAAATCCAGCTTGCCGACGCGATTGACGCCTTGGCTAAGCTCGGCCGGGTCAAAGCCCTGCCGATGAGTGCGCAACGCTATGATTGCGGGTCAAAAATGGGGTATCTGACGGCCATCATCGATCATGCGTTGGATCGCGAGGAATTCCGCGAGCGGATGATCGCCATGATGCGCAACCGCTTGCAAGACCTGTAA
- a CDS encoding sugar phosphate nucleotidyltransferase — MTRITKAVFPVAGLGTRFLPATKAMPKELLPIIDKPIIQYAVEEAIAGRDYRPDFCHRTAKTRNRRPS, encoded by the coding sequence ATGACTCGTATCACAAAAGCCGTATTTCCTGTTGCTGGCTTGGGAACCCGCTTCTTGCCGGCAACCAAGGCCATGCCCAAAGAACTGCTGCCAATCATCGACAAACCGATCATTCAATACGCCGTCGAAGAAGCGATCGCTGGCCGGGATTACCGACCTGATTTTTGTCACCGGACGGCCAAAACGCGCAATCGGCGACCATCTTGA
- the cysD gene encoding sulfate adenylyltransferase subunit CysD, with protein sequence MTLKSLTHLQRLEAESIHILREVVAEAENPVMLYSVGKDSAVMLHLAKKAFYPSPPPFKLLHVDTTWKFRDMYALRDRAAKEAGMELLVYRNPEAVERGINPFDHGGLHTDMWKTEGLKQALTKYNFDVAFGGARRDEEKSRAKERVFSFRSANHRWDPKAQRPELWRLYNARKAKGESVRVFPISNWTELDIWQYIHLERIEIVPLYFSAPRPTVKRDGLILMIDDDRFPLKPGEVPQMRSIRFRTLGCYPLTGAVESQATTLPQVIQEMLLTTTSERQGRAIDHDQAASMEKKKQDGYF encoded by the coding sequence ATGACCCTCAAGTCCCTGACCCACCTGCAACGGCTTGAAGCCGAGAGCATTCACATCCTGCGCGAAGTGGTTGCCGAGGCTGAAAACCCGGTGATGCTGTATAGCGTCGGCAAGGACAGCGCCGTGATGCTGCATCTTGCCAAAAAAGCGTTTTACCCGTCGCCGCCGCCGTTCAAATTGCTGCATGTCGATACGACGTGGAAATTCCGCGACATGTACGCGCTGCGCGACCGGGCCGCGAAAGAGGCGGGGATGGAGTTGCTGGTCTATCGGAACCCCGAAGCCGTTGAGCGTGGGATCAACCCGTTCGACCACGGCGGGTTGCACACCGATATGTGGAAGACCGAGGGTCTCAAGCAGGCGCTGACCAAATACAATTTCGACGTGGCCTTTGGGGGTGCGCGCCGTGACGAGGAAAAATCGCGCGCCAAGGAGCGTGTGTTCTCGTTCCGCTCGGCCAATCACCGCTGGGACCCCAAGGCGCAGCGCCCAGAGCTTTGGCGGCTCTATAACGCGCGCAAGGCCAAGGGCGAAAGCGTGCGGGTGTTCCCGATCTCGAACTGGACCGAGTTGGACATCTGGCAATATATCCACCTCGAGCGAATCGAGATCGTGCCGCTGTATTTCTCGGCCCCGCGCCCGACCGTAAAGCGCGACGGGCTGATCCTGATGATCGACGATGATCGCTTTCCGCTGAAGCCCGGAGAGGTGCCGCAGATGCGCTCGATCCGGTTCCGCACGTTGGGATGCTACCCGCTGACCGGCGCGGTGGAAAGTCAGGCCACCACGCTGCCGCAGGTCATTCAGGAAATGCTGTTGACCACCACCTCGGAACGGCAAGGCCGCGCGATCGACCACGATCAGGCCGCCTCGATGGAGAAGAAGAAGCAAGACGGCTACTTCTGA
- a CDS encoding GTP-binding protein, translating to MTPKDTIYKTDALIAENIDAYLETHQHKTMLRFITCGSVDDGKSTLIGRLLYDSKMIFEDQLEALTADSKRVGTQGQDIDFALLVDGLAAEREQGITIDVAYRFFSTEKRKFIVSDTPGHEQYTRNMVTGASTADLAVILIDARKGVLTQTRRHSYLVHLLGIRHVVLAVNKMDLVGYDQATYDRIVEDYSDFARSIGITEFTAIPISGFKGDNITAPSENMNWYTGTALLPHLEAVEVNATVAQSNPFRMPVQWVNRPEPRFSRIRRSDRQRDRAPGR from the coding sequence ATGACGCCCAAAGACACGATCTATAAAACCGACGCCCTCATCGCCGAGAATATCGACGCCTATCTGGAAACCCATCAGCACAAGACCATGCTGCGGTTCATCACCTGTGGTTCGGTGGATGACGGCAAATCCACGCTGATCGGGCGCTTGCTTTATGACAGCAAGATGATTTTCGAGGACCAACTCGAGGCCCTGACCGCCGACAGCAAGCGCGTTGGCACGCAGGGTCAGGACATTGACTTTGCGCTGCTGGTCGATGGTCTTGCCGCCGAGCGCGAGCAGGGTATCACCATTGACGTGGCCTACCGGTTTTTCTCGACCGAAAAGCGCAAATTCATCGTCTCCGACACGCCGGGGCATGAACAATACACCCGCAACATGGTCACCGGTGCCTCGACCGCGGATCTGGCGGTGATCCTGATCGACGCGCGCAAAGGCGTGCTGACCCAGACGCGGCGGCATAGCTATCTGGTGCATCTGCTCGGCATTCGCCATGTCGTCCTGGCCGTGAACAAGATGGATCTGGTTGGCTACGATCAGGCGACTTACGATCGGATTGTCGAAGATTACAGCGATTTCGCGCGCAGCATCGGTATCACCGAATTCACCGCAATTCCGATTTCGGGGTTCAAGGGCGACAACATCACCGCGCCCAGCGAGAACATGAATTGGTACACCGGCACCGCGCTGTTGCCGCATCTGGAAGCGGTCGAGGTCAACGCGACTGTGGCCCAATCCAACCCGTTCCGGATGCCGGTGCAGTGGGTGAACCGGCCGGAACCTCGATTTTCGCGGATTCGCCGGTCTGATCGCCAGCGGGACCGTGCGCCCGGGCGATGA
- the cysC gene encoding adenylyl-sulfate kinase yields the protein MRPGDEIRVLPSGKTSSVARIVSMDGDRELAVAGESVTLTLSDEIDCSRGQVIVTAQAPLEVADQFESTIVWMDEVDMVPGRAYWLKIGTQTVSATVHEPKYEVNVNTQEHLASKTLDLNAIGVANITTDREIPFAPYSESRDLGGFILIDKISNKTVAAGMIHFALRRAQNIHWQAMDISREHHAMIKNQKPAVLWLTGLSGSGKSTIANAVERKLARMNRHTFMLDGDNVRHGLNKDLGFTEADRVENIRRVGEVAKLMADAGLIVITAFISPFRSERDMVRGMMQPGEFMEVFIDTPLSVAEERDVKGLYAKARAGQLKNFTGIDSPYESPISPELWIDTTKLTPDEAADLIIAKLIP from the coding sequence GTGCGCCCGGGCGATGAAATCCGGGTGTTGCCGTCGGGCAAGACCTCGAGCGTGGCGCGGATTGTCAGCATGGACGGCGACCGCGAGCTGGCGGTTGCCGGCGAATCCGTGACCTTGACCCTGAGCGACGAGATCGACTGTTCGCGCGGGCAGGTGATCGTTACGGCACAGGCCCCGCTTGAGGTGGCCGATCAATTCGAGTCCACCATCGTCTGGATGGACGAGGTCGATATGGTTCCGGGCCGTGCCTATTGGCTCAAGATCGGCACGCAAACCGTGTCCGCCACCGTGCACGAACCGAAATACGAGGTGAACGTCAACACGCAGGAGCATCTGGCATCCAAAACGCTGGATCTGAATGCGATCGGCGTCGCCAACATCACCACCGACCGCGAGATCCCGTTTGCGCCCTATAGCGAGAGCCGCGATCTGGGGGGGTTCATCCTGATTGACAAGATCAGCAACAAGACGGTTGCGGCGGGCATGATCCATTTCGCGCTGCGCCGGGCGCAGAACATCCACTGGCAAGCGATGGACATCAGCCGCGAACACCACGCGATGATCAAGAACCAGAAGCCTGCCGTTTTGTGGCTGACGGGTCTGTCGGGCTCTGGCAAATCCACCATCGCCAATGCTGTCGAGCGCAAACTGGCGCGCATGAACCGGCATACCTTCATGCTGGACGGCGACAACGTGCGGCATGGGTTGAACAAGGATCTGGGCTTTACCGAGGCCGACCGGGTGGAAAATATCCGCCGCGTGGGTGAGGTCGCCAAGCTGATGGCCGACGCCGGGTTGATCGTGATCACCGCCTTCATCTCGCCGTTCCGGTCCGAGCGCGACATGGTGCGCGGCATGATGCAGCCGGGGGAATTCATGGAAGTGTTCATCGACACGCCGCTGTCGGTGGCCGAGGAGCGCGACGTGAAAGGCCTCTATGCCAAGGCGCGCGCCGGTCAGCTCAAGAATTTCACCGGCATCGACTCGCCCTATGAAAGCCCGATCAGCCCGGAATTGTGGATCGACACCACCAAACTGACCCCGGACGAAGCCGCGGATCTGATCATCGCCAAGCTGATCCCGTGA
- a CDS encoding endonuclease NucS domain-containing protein: MNYLFQKWAARSLSAASLNSYMSGLRSIETNYGDLDQLYDEDRFDSVFRDLTFSSYDERTGAQNPSRIPISTNLYKQLSNLRSHLRFYVSFKESDTEVINDSDDQPSVLSGSFPDPMDRTLSLERDLQAALRANPNQIEPGLSIRDGGVEKSVPSGQIDIFAGDSEGRDVVIELKAVTARREVLGQIAAYMADIQDQTGKLPRGILIAPDFDAKLISGARMISGLTLKRYSFSFSFSDV, from the coding sequence ATGAACTATTTGTTTCAAAAATGGGCGGCGCGGTCTTTGTCAGCGGCGTCGCTCAATTCGTACATGTCTGGTTTGCGCTCTATAGAGACGAATTATGGCGATCTCGATCAGTTATATGACGAAGATCGGTTTGACAGTGTTTTTCGGGACCTAACCTTCAGCAGCTATGATGAGCGAACTGGCGCTCAGAACCCGTCGCGCATTCCAATATCCACCAACCTATATAAGCAACTATCCAACCTGCGTAGCCATCTACGTTTTTATGTCAGCTTCAAAGAATCTGATACCGAAGTGATCAATGACTCTGACGACCAGCCGTCAGTGCTGTCAGGCAGTTTTCCCGACCCGATGGATCGAACGCTTTCCCTCGAACGCGATCTTCAGGCTGCCCTGAGAGCGAATCCAAACCAGATTGAACCGGGTTTATCCATTCGCGATGGCGGCGTTGAAAAATCTGTCCCCTCGGGGCAAATCGATATTTTTGCAGGCGACAGCGAAGGACGCGATGTCGTCATCGAACTTAAAGCCGTCACCGCACGACGCGAAGTTCTGGGCCAGATCGCGGCCTATATGGCCGATATTCAGGATCAAACCGGCAAACTCCCGCGCGGAATTCTGATCGCCCCGGACTTTGATGCCAAACTCATCTCGGGCGCGCGGATGATCAGCGGCCTGACGCTGAAACGCTACAGTTTTTCCTTCTCTTTCTCCGACGTCTAG
- the guaA gene encoding glutamine-hydrolyzing GMP synthase — translation MSTDTLAPRPHERLLIIDFGSQVTQLIARRLRELSVYCEIHPYQNVTDDFLTEFAPKAIIFSGGPDSVPREGSPRPPAKAFEMGVPILGICYGQQVMMHMLGGKVERGHGTAEFGRAFVTPSGSLDLLQGWFTGADTGTGKNAGREQVWMSHGDHVSKIAPGFEVYGTSPNAPFAITADASRHFYAVQFHPEVHHTPKGAQLYANFVRIAGFKGDWTMGAYREEAIRLIRERVGDKKVICGLSGGVDSSVAAVLIHEAIGDQLTCVFVDHGLLRLNEAEDVVKMFRDNYNIPLIHADKSELFLGELDGVSDPETKRKIIGRLFIDVFQKYANQIDGAEFLAQGTLYPDVIKSVSFSGGPSVTIKSHHNVGGLPEKMGLKLVEPLRELFKDEVRALGRELGLPASFIGRHPFPGPGLAIRCPGEITREKLEILRKADAVYIDQIRKHGLYDEIWQAFAAILPMRTVGVMGDGRTYDFALGLRAVTSVDGMTADYYPFTHEFLGETSTRIINEVQGINRVFYDCTSKPPGTIELE, via the coding sequence ATGAGCACCGACACCCTTGCCCCCCGCCCCCATGAGCGCCTGCTGATCATTGATTTCGGCAGCCAAGTGACCCAACTCATCGCGCGGCGTCTGCGCGAGTTGAGCGTCTATTGCGAAATCCATCCCTATCAGAATGTCACCGATGACTTTCTGACCGAGTTCGCGCCCAAGGCGATCATCTTCTCGGGTGGGCCGGACAGCGTTCCGCGCGAGGGCTCGCCACGGCCACCCGCCAAGGCGTTCGAGATGGGCGTGCCGATTCTGGGCATCTGTTACGGCCAGCAGGTGATGATGCACATGCTGGGCGGCAAGGTCGAGCGCGGGCATGGCACGGCGGAATTCGGGCGCGCCTTTGTGACGCCCAGCGGATCGCTGGATCTGCTGCAAGGCTGGTTCACCGGGGCCGACACCGGCACCGGGAAAAACGCGGGCCGCGAACAAGTGTGGATGAGCCACGGCGACCATGTGTCCAAGATCGCGCCGGGGTTCGAGGTCTACGGCACCTCGCCCAACGCGCCTTTTGCCATCACCGCCGATGCCAGCCGCCATTTCTACGCGGTGCAATTCCACCCCGAGGTTCACCACACGCCCAAGGGCGCGCAGCTTTACGCCAATTTCGTGCGCATCGCCGGCTTCAAGGGCGACTGGACGATGGGCGCCTACCGCGAAGAGGCGATCCGCCTGATCCGCGAGCGGGTCGGCGACAAAAAGGTGATCTGCGGCCTGTCGGGCGGCGTTGACAGCTCGGTCGCCGCCGTGCTGATCCACGAGGCGATTGGCGATCAACTGACCTGCGTCTTTGTTGACCACGGCCTGTTGCGGCTCAATGAGGCCGAGGACGTCGTGAAAATGTTCCGCGACAATTACAACATCCCGTTGATTCACGCCGATAAATCCGAGCTGTTCCTCGGTGAGCTCGACGGCGTTTCCGATCCGGAAACCAAGCGCAAGATCATCGGTCGGCTGTTCATCGACGTGTTCCAGAAATACGCCAACCAGATCGACGGCGCGGAATTTCTGGCCCAGGGCACGCTGTACCCGGATGTGATTAAATCGGTGTCCTTTTCGGGCGGCCCCTCGGTGACAATCAAATCGCACCACAATGTCGGCGGATTGCCTGAAAAGATGGGCCTGAAGCTGGTCGAGCCGCTGCGCGAGTTGTTCAAGGACGAGGTGCGCGCGCTGGGGCGTGAATTGGGCCTGCCCGCCAGCTTCATCGGCCGCCACCCCTTCCCCGGACCGGGTCTGGCCATTCGCTGCCCCGGCGAGATCACCCGCGAAAAGCTGGAGATCCTGCGCAAGGCCGATGCGGTCTATATCGACCAGATCCGCAAGCACGGGCTCTATGATGAAATCTGGCAAGCCTTCGCCGCGATCCTGCCGATGCGCACCGTCGGCGTGATGGGTGACGGGCGTACCTATGACTTCGCGCTGGGCTTGCGCGCCGTGACCTCGGTCGATGGCATGACGGCCGATTACTACCCCTTCACGCATGAGTTTCTGGGCGAAACCTCGACGCGGATCATCAACGAAGTGCAAGGCATCAACCGGGTGTTCTATGACTGCACCTCGAAGCCGCCGGGAACCATCGAGCTGGAGTAG
- a CDS encoding trimethylamine methyltransferase family protein: MNEVRSERRARGGGGAARRAERTAVSIETARFIQRNIPNFELLNEEALQVIEYNAETVLEEIGVNFVDNPAALQLWRDAGADVTGERVRIPRGLARKLCATAPSMFTQHARNPERNVDIGGRNLVLAPVYGPPFVRDNEGGRRYATIADFRNFVKLGYMSKWLHHSGGTVCEPTDIAVNKRHLDMLLAHMTLSDKPYMGSVTEPIRAEDSVKMSKILFGDDFVDQHTVMTSLININSPLTFDSTMMGALEVYARANQASIISPFIVGGAMAPVTVAGTLTQVLAEVLAGVAYSQMIRAGAPVIMGAFVTSIDMNSGAPTFGTPEAAHITYGVGQLARRLGLPYRSGGAFCGSKLPDAQSAYESANSLNMALLSGVNFMLHACGWLEGGLVASFEKFVLDADQLGTLHHLAQGISMDANGQAMEALREVGPGGHFLGCEHTQANFKTAFWRSDVLDYKPYEQWEEEGARDSATLAAVRVRKQLGDYQAPPLDPGIAEALEAFVAQRKASEPDAFG; this comes from the coding sequence ATGAATGAAGTCAGATCCGAGCGGCGGGCCCGTGGCGGTGGTGGTGCGGCGCGGCGCGCAGAGCGCACGGCTGTTTCCATTGAAACGGCGCGGTTCATCCAACGCAACATTCCGAATTTCGAACTGTTGAACGAAGAGGCGTTGCAGGTCATCGAGTACAACGCGGAAACCGTGTTGGAGGAGATCGGCGTCAATTTCGTCGACAATCCGGCCGCCCTGCAATTGTGGCGCGATGCCGGGGCCGATGTCACTGGCGAGCGGGTGCGCATTCCGCGGGGATTGGCGCGCAAACTCTGCGCAACCGCGCCGTCGATGTTCACCCAGCACGCCCGCAACCCAGAGCGCAACGTCGATATCGGCGGTCGCAATCTGGTGCTGGCGCCGGTCTATGGCCCGCCCTTCGTGCGCGACAACGAGGGCGGTCGCCGCTACGCGACAATCGCGGATTTCCGCAACTTCGTGAAGCTCGGCTATATGTCGAAATGGCTGCACCATTCGGGCGGCACGGTCTGCGAACCGACCGATATCGCGGTCAACAAGCGCCATCTGGATATGCTGCTGGCGCATATGACCTTGAGCGACAAGCCTTATATGGGATCGGTGACCGAACCGATTCGCGCCGAGGACTCGGTGAAGATGTCAAAGATCCTGTTTGGCGATGACTTCGTTGACCAGCATACGGTGATGACCTCGCTGATCAACATCAACTCGCCGCTGACCTTTGACAGCACGATGATGGGCGCGCTGGAGGTTTATGCACGCGCCAATCAGGCCTCGATCATTTCGCCGTTCATTGTTGGCGGAGCGATGGCGCCGGTGACGGTGGCGGGCACCTTGACGCAGGTTCTGGCCGAGGTTCTGGCCGGCGTCGCTTATTCCCAGATGATCCGCGCGGGTGCGCCGGTGATCATGGGCGCGTTTGTGACCTCGATCGACATGAACTCGGGCGCGCCGACCTTTGGCACACCCGAGGCCGCGCATATCACCTATGGCGTGGGCCAGTTGGCGCGGCGTCTGGGGTTGCCGTATCGGTCCGGCGGTGCGTTCTGTGGCTCGAAATTGCCCGATGCGCAATCGGCCTATGAATCGGCAAACTCGCTGAACATGGCGCTGTTGTCAGGTGTCAACTTCATGCTGCACGCCTGCGGTTGGCTCGAGGGTGGATTGGTCGCGTCCTTCGAGAAATTCGTGCTCGATGCTGACCAGTTGGGAACGCTGCATCACCTTGCACAGGGGATCTCGATGGATGCCAACGGGCAGGCGATGGAGGCGCTGCGCGAGGTTGGGCCGGGGGGGCACTTCCTGGGCTGCGAACACACGCAGGCGAATTTCAAGACCGCGTTCTGGCGCTCGGATGTGCTGGATTACAAACCTTACGAGCAATGGGAAGAGGAAGGCGCGCGCGATTCCGCCACGCTGGCGGCGGTACGGGTGCGCAAGCAGTTGGGCGATTATCAGGCCCCACCCCTCGACCCCGGTATCGCCGAGGCGCTGGAGGCCTTTGTGGCGCAGCGCAAGGCCTCGGAACCCGACGCGTTCGGCTGA
- a CDS encoding alpha/beta hydrolase, which yields MRYLRAPGLAVLPLLLGLLFFATSLTPSLIPRDWLVQGVLGGVVMALGYGVGKAIGAVWWLMALPPLKGRIATIVHLVFAVPVAVVVVLCLMQTQDWQNGIRTRMGLAPVTDVHTLRMIAMTIVVFTLMMLLAYALRYLFDRVRHWLYRYMPQRTADVAGFVLTAFVLLIVTRDGVLDYVITALDRSYTLGQALFDDAPPPPTRALQSGSTASLVDWGAMGQPGRDYVLRGPDAADITAFSGRPALDPLRVYVGLAQSETPEARAAVALAELQRVGGFERSVLIIALPTGTGWLDPGSVDTVEYMHGGDIATVAVQYSYLQSPLALILETRAGLDQARELIRTVHGYWRSLPHETRPKLYIHGLSLGAWSSMYGTDLFALLDDPIDGAFWTGPPFPSATWQAITAERAPDSPYVAPIIGNGQLVRFASHTRDAGGPDGWGTSMRLMFLQYSSDPIVFYEPASLFRAPAWMSEPPASDVSPELRFMPIVTQFQLAMDMALANTAPPGHGHAYYGPDYIGPWVAVTDPPNWSAADTARLIAHCDTGFQNGCAAE from the coding sequence ATGCGATATCTACGAGCACCGGGGCTGGCCGTTTTGCCACTCTTGCTAGGGCTGCTGTTCTTTGCAACCTCGCTGACCCCCTCGCTGATCCCGCGCGACTGGTTGGTGCAGGGCGTTCTGGGCGGCGTGGTCATGGCCTTGGGATACGGCGTCGGCAAGGCGATTGGCGCGGTCTGGTGGCTGATGGCCCTGCCGCCCCTGAAGGGGCGGATCGCCACCATCGTGCACCTGGTCTTTGCCGTGCCGGTCGCGGTGGTTGTCGTGTTGTGCCTGATGCAGACGCAGGACTGGCAAAACGGCATCCGCACGCGCATGGGGCTGGCGCCGGTGACCGATGTCCATACGCTGCGTATGATCGCCATGACCATCGTCGTTTTCACGCTGATGATGCTGCTCGCCTATGCCCTGCGCTATCTTTTCGACCGTGTGCGCCATTGGCTGTATCGCTACATGCCGCAGCGCACCGCCGATGTGGCCGGGTTCGTGCTGACCGCATTCGTGTTGCTGATTGTCACCCGCGACGGGGTACTGGACTATGTCATCACCGCGCTGGACCGCTCCTATACCCTTGGTCAGGCGCTGTTCGACGATGCGCCTCCGCCCCCGACCCGCGCCCTGCAATCGGGCAGCACCGCGTCGCTGGTGGATTGGGGCGCGATGGGGCAACCGGGGCGCGACTATGTTCTCAGGGGCCCCGATGCCGCGGATATCACGGCCTTTTCCGGTCGCCCGGCATTGGACCCGCTGCGGGTTTACGTTGGGCTTGCGCAATCGGAAACGCCCGAGGCGCGCGCCGCCGTGGCGCTGGCCGAGTTGCAGCGCGTCGGCGGGTTCGAGCGTTCGGTGCTGATCATCGCCCTGCCAACGGGCACCGGCTGGCTGGACCCCGGCAGCGTCGATACCGTGGAATACATGCACGGCGGCGACATCGCCACGGTTGCGGTGCAGTACTCGTATCTGCAATCGCCGCTGGCGCTGATCCTGGAAACCCGCGCCGGGTTGGACCAGGCGCGCGAATTGATCCGCACGGTGCACGGCTATTGGCGCAGCCTGCCCCATGAGACACGCCCAAAGCTGTATATCCACGGCCTGAGCCTTGGTGCGTGGTCGTCGATGTATGGCACCGACCTGTTCGCGCTGCTCGATGATCCGATTGACGGCGCCTTCTGGACCGGCCCGCCGTTTCCCTCGGCGACATGGCAAGCCATCACCGCCGAGCGCGCGCCGGATAGCCCCTATGTCGCGCCGATCATTGGCAACGGGCAGTTGGTGCGCTTTGCCTCGCATACCCGGGACGCCGGTGGCCCCGACGGATGGGGCACCAGTATGCGTTTGATGTTCCTGCAATATTCCAGCGATCCGATTGTGTTTTATGAACCTGCCTCGCTGTTTCGTGCACCCGCCTGGATGTCCGAGCCACCCGCCAGCGATGTCTCGCCCGAGCTGCGGTTCATGCCGATCGTGACGCAGTTTCAACTGGCAATGGACATGGCGCTGGCCAACACCGCGCCGCCCGGGCATGGCCACGCCTATTATGGCCCCGATTACATCGGGCCGTGGGTCGCGGTGACGGACCCGCCGAATTGGTCCGCGGCCGACACCGCCCGCCTGATCGCGCATTGCGATACCGGGTTCCAGAACGGTTGCGCCGCTGAGTGA
- a CDS encoding Lrp/AsnC family transcriptional regulator: MTKSDLDPLDRKILTELQEDASQSLDDIARKAGSSKTPVWNRIRKMREAGVIGRQTVLLDPEALGLEACFFVLIRTAEHDPDWQDRFLTSVRTRPEVMEAHRLAGDIDYILKVRVKNARAYDVFYQNLIRDVRIHNVTALLSMEEIKSTTILPIPE, encoded by the coding sequence ATGACCAAATCAGACCTCGACCCCCTTGACCGCAAGATCCTGACGGAGTTGCAAGAGGACGCCAGCCAGTCGCTCGATGATATCGCGCGCAAGGCCGGGTCGTCGAAAACGCCGGTCTGGAACCGCATTCGCAAGATGCGCGAGGCGGGTGTGATCGGGCGGCAAACCGTGCTGCTCGACCCCGAGGCGCTGGGGCTGGAGGCCTGTTTCTTCGTGCTGATCCGCACCGCCGAGCATGACCCCGACTGGCAGGACCGGTTCCTGACCTCGGTGCGCACCCGGCCCGAGGTGATGGAGGCGCACCGCCTGGCGGGCGATATCGACTATATCCTCAAGGTGCGCGTGAAAAACGCCCGCGCCTATGATGTGTTTTATCAAAACCTGATCCGCGACGTGCGCATTCACAACGTCACGGCGCTGCTGTCGATGGAGGAAATCAAATCCACGACGATCCTGCCGATTCCCGAATAA